One Paenibacillus sp. FSL H7-0737 DNA segment encodes these proteins:
- the mutM gene encoding DNA-formamidopyrimidine glycosylase, with translation MPELPEVETVKRTLNDLVNGKQIESVTVRLARIIQRPDDIQAFANLLAGHSIVNVERRGKFLRIVLDGLVLVSHLRMEGRYGLFSNEDPLDKHTHVIFHFTDGTELRYTDVRQFGTMHLFQIGEDLQLPPLNKLGQEPLEPSFTPERFKQIVSGKSTKIKSLLLNQEYIVGIGNIYVDESLHRAGIHPEVSAKDLSDEQLDQLHHAIVSTLTEAVNAGGSSVKSYVNGQGESGTYQQQLLIYGRKDQPCNHCGTMIEKTVVGGRGTHYCPSCQRKVEN, from the coding sequence ATGCCGGAATTACCGGAAGTAGAGACAGTCAAGAGAACACTGAATGATTTAGTCAATGGAAAGCAGATAGAGAGTGTAACCGTCCGGTTGGCCCGGATTATTCAGCGGCCGGATGATATTCAGGCTTTTGCCAACCTGCTCGCAGGTCATAGCATTGTTAATGTTGAACGAAGAGGGAAATTTTTGCGCATCGTGTTAGACGGTCTGGTGCTGGTATCTCATTTACGGATGGAGGGCCGTTACGGACTTTTTTCGAACGAAGATCCACTGGACAAGCATACGCATGTGATATTCCATTTTACCGATGGCACTGAGCTGCGTTACACGGATGTTCGTCAGTTTGGTACAATGCATCTTTTTCAGATTGGTGAAGACCTCCAACTGCCTCCTCTTAATAAGCTAGGACAGGAGCCGCTGGAGCCATCCTTTACGCCGGAGAGGTTTAAGCAGATTGTATCAGGCAAAAGCACAAAAATTAAATCGCTGCTGCTGAATCAGGAATATATCGTCGGCATAGGTAATATTTATGTAGATGAGTCGTTACATCGTGCAGGGATACATCCTGAAGTCAGCGCCAAAGACCTTTCGGACGAGCAACTTGATCAGCTGCATCACGCTATTGTCAGTACGCTGACGGAAGCGGTAAACGCTGGTGGTTCGTCTGTAAAATCATATGTGAATGGTCAAGGTGAGAGCGGCACTTATCAGCAGCAGCTGTTGATTTACGGTCGTAAAGATCAGCCGTGTAACCACTGTGGAACGATGATTGAGAAAACGGTTGTAGGTGGCCGCGGCACGCATTATTGTCCAAGCTGTCAGCGTAAGGTTGAAAACTGA
- the polA gene encoding DNA polymerase I — MDKLILIDGNNIIYRAFFAMPPLTNTAGQQTNAVYGFTTMLLRLIEEHKPTHMIVAFDAGKVTFRHEGYEDYKGGRQKTPPELSEQFPLLKDLLRNLGVPQFEIGNYEADDIIGTISRQADEAGRQVMIVSGDKDMLQLASEHTTVALIRKGVTEVELYGPEQIREKYDLTPEQIIDLKGLMGDASDNIPGVPGVGEKTALKLLHQFGSVEGVLAGTGELKGKMKEKLEAHAEDAVMSKKLATIYREVPLEHSWEDMIFNGISADTAGPALAKLEFKSLLERLSLSAYAPVADGEEGAAEVEAATLDISIVSEDELEALNEALPSISALHVESNGDNPHRAEVIGVGLSTLERHYYVPFELLQKPAAAKLRDWLGDEKAPKSGYDLHRADLALHWQGIAFAGAAHDVQLAAYLLDPTEANQNLNDLATKYGLPRLSPDEDVFGKGAKYKIPELEILGNHVARKSAAVLGIAQKQQQELIETAMTGLFEDLEMPLSRILADMEKQGIAVNEGDLKELGKEFEAQISKLVTEIYEICGTEFNLNSPKQLGEILFVKLGLPVVKKTKTGYSTDAEVLEKLAPYHDVVRLILQYRTIAKLQSTYVEGLLKEISPKTGKVHTFYRQTIAATGRLSSQFPNLQNIPIRLEEGRKIRKVFVPSEPGWSILAADYSQIELRVLAHISGDERMKEAFLHDMDIHTKTAMDVFGVTADQVDSNMRRAAKAVNFGIVYGISDYGLSQNLNIPRKEAAQFIEQYFEVYQGVRRYMDDIVVDARKHGYVTTLLERRRYLPEINAKNFNLRSFAERTAMNTPIQGTAADIIKLAMVHMDKALFERGLKSRMLLQVHDELVFEVPEDEMELMKTLLPEVMGGALQLSVPLKAEVSFGSNWYEAK, encoded by the coding sequence ATGGACAAGTTGATACTTATAGATGGAAATAATATTATTTACCGCGCATTTTTCGCGATGCCTCCGCTAACGAATACAGCAGGGCAACAGACGAACGCGGTGTACGGTTTCACAACGATGCTGCTCCGTTTAATTGAAGAACACAAGCCGACACATATGATTGTTGCCTTCGATGCAGGAAAAGTCACATTTCGGCATGAAGGTTATGAGGATTATAAAGGCGGTCGGCAAAAGACACCTCCCGAGCTCTCCGAGCAGTTTCCACTGCTGAAAGATTTGCTCAGAAATCTGGGTGTACCGCAGTTTGAAATTGGCAATTATGAGGCCGATGATATTATTGGAACCATTTCTCGCCAAGCAGATGAAGCAGGCCGGCAGGTTATGATCGTGTCGGGAGACAAGGATATGCTTCAATTGGCTTCCGAACATACGACCGTTGCGTTGATCCGCAAAGGAGTTACTGAGGTTGAGCTTTATGGACCAGAACAAATTCGTGAGAAATATGATTTAACACCCGAGCAGATCATCGACCTTAAGGGACTGATGGGTGATGCGAGTGATAACATTCCGGGCGTTCCGGGTGTTGGTGAGAAAACAGCGCTCAAGCTGTTGCATCAATTCGGATCGGTTGAAGGTGTATTAGCAGGAACCGGTGAGCTTAAAGGTAAAATGAAAGAAAAACTGGAAGCACACGCGGAAGACGCTGTCATGAGTAAGAAACTGGCAACCATCTATCGTGAAGTGCCTCTTGAGCATTCGTGGGAAGATATGATCTTTAATGGAATTTCTGCGGATACAGCAGGACCCGCACTCGCAAAATTAGAATTCAAATCACTTCTGGAAAGGTTGTCACTTAGTGCCTATGCTCCAGTAGCTGATGGAGAAGAGGGTGCAGCGGAAGTAGAAGCTGCTACACTCGATATTTCGATCGTGAGTGAAGATGAACTTGAGGCGCTAAATGAAGCGCTCCCTAGTATTTCGGCACTGCATGTAGAATCCAATGGGGATAATCCGCATCGTGCCGAGGTGATCGGGGTAGGGCTATCTACTCTGGAGCGACATTATTATGTGCCGTTTGAATTACTACAGAAACCAGCGGCTGCGAAGCTACGTGACTGGTTAGGAGATGAGAAGGCTCCGAAGAGCGGATATGATCTTCACCGTGCTGATTTGGCACTGCATTGGCAGGGGATTGCTTTTGCAGGTGCAGCCCATGATGTGCAGCTAGCGGCTTATTTGCTGGATCCCACGGAAGCTAATCAGAACCTAAACGATCTCGCTACGAAATACGGCTTGCCAAGATTGTCACCTGATGAAGATGTATTTGGTAAAGGCGCCAAATATAAGATTCCTGAGCTTGAAATCTTAGGAAATCACGTCGCACGTAAGAGTGCTGCGGTACTTGGCATCGCCCAGAAACAACAGCAGGAATTGATTGAAACGGCGATGACCGGACTGTTCGAGGATCTCGAAATGCCATTATCACGTATTCTTGCGGATATGGAGAAACAGGGGATTGCAGTCAACGAAGGGGATCTTAAAGAATTAGGAAAAGAATTCGAAGCTCAGATTTCAAAGCTGGTCACCGAAATTTATGAAATTTGTGGCACAGAGTTTAATTTGAATTCACCTAAGCAGTTGGGCGAGATCTTATTTGTAAAACTGGGTCTTCCTGTCGTCAAGAAGACGAAGACCGGATATTCAACAGACGCAGAGGTGCTGGAAAAGTTAGCACCGTATCACGATGTGGTACGTTTGATTCTACAATATCGCACGATTGCCAAATTGCAATCCACCTATGTAGAGGGGCTACTCAAGGAAATTTCCCCGAAAACAGGGAAGGTGCATACATTCTATCGGCAGACGATTGCTGCGACAGGACGGCTTAGCAGCCAATTTCCGAACCTGCAGAACATTCCAATCCGCTTAGAAGAAGGACGTAAAATCCGTAAAGTGTTTGTTCCATCCGAACCGGGCTGGTCCATTCTGGCGGCGGACTATTCGCAGATTGAACTACGGGTACTTGCGCACATCTCCGGTGATGAGCGGATGAAGGAAGCTTTTCTCCATGATATGGATATTCACACGAAGACAGCGATGGATGTATTTGGAGTTACCGCCGATCAGGTTGATAGCAATATGCGTCGTGCTGCTAAAGCCGTTAACTTTGGTATCGTGTACGGAATCAGTGATTATGGTCTGTCGCAGAACTTGAATATTCCTCGCAAAGAAGCCGCTCAATTTATTGAGCAGTATTTTGAGGTATACCAAGGTGTACGTCGATATATGGATGATATTGTAGTTGATGCAAGGAAACATGGTTATGTAACCACGCTGCTGGAACGCCGTCGTTACTTGCCTGAGATTAATGCGAAGAACTTTAATCTACGTTCTTTTGCGGAACGTACAGCAATGAACACACCTATACAAGGAACTGCCGCTGATATTATTAAGCTGGCGATGGTGCATATGGACAAGGCTCTATTTGAGCGTGGGCTAAAGAGCCGTATGTTGCTTCAGGTACATGATGAGCTTGTATTCGAGGTGCCAGAGGATGAAATGGAGCTTATGAAGACGCTTTTGCCGGAAGTAATGGGTGGAGCATTGCAGTTATCGGTGCCGCTTAAAGCAGAGGTAAGTTTTGGCAGCAACTGGTACGAAGCGAAATAG
- the pstB gene encoding phosphate ABC transporter ATP-binding protein PstB has protein sequence MKSIIDIENLDLYYESFHALKNVNLQIPEKQVTAFIGPSGCGKSTLLRTLNRMNDMIPGTRIEGTVNIGGKNIYSDEVEVESLRKQVGMVFQQPNPFPKSIYDNVAYGPRLHGIRSKSELDEIVEKSLRHSALWEEVKDFLKKSALSLSGGQQQRLCIARALAVQPDILLMDEATSALDPVSTLKIEELVQELRSEYTIVMVTHNMHQAARVSGRTVFFLNGVIVEAADTEVLFSNPKDSRTEDYISGRFG, from the coding sequence ATGAAATCCATCATTGACATAGAGAATCTTGATCTCTACTATGAGTCGTTCCACGCACTGAAGAATGTGAATCTGCAAATCCCGGAGAAACAGGTTACCGCTTTTATTGGACCTTCCGGTTGCGGGAAATCCACGTTGCTTCGCACATTGAATCGTATGAATGATATGATTCCTGGCACACGTATAGAAGGAACTGTAAACATCGGTGGCAAAAATATTTATAGTGATGAGGTAGAGGTGGAAAGCCTGCGTAAGCAGGTCGGTATGGTGTTTCAACAGCCGAATCCTTTTCCTAAGTCGATTTACGACAATGTAGCTTACGGTCCCCGTTTACACGGCATCCGTTCCAAAAGTGAACTGGATGAGATCGTAGAAAAAAGCTTGCGTCACTCCGCCCTATGGGAGGAAGTGAAAGATTTTCTGAAGAAATCTGCCCTTAGCTTGTCTGGTGGACAGCAGCAGCGGCTTTGTATTGCTAGAGCGTTAGCGGTACAGCCTGATATTCTGCTAATGGATGAGGCAACCTCTGCGCTCGACCCTGTATCCACTCTCAAGATAGAAGAGCTTGTTCAGGAACTAAGAAGTGAGTATACCATTGTTATGGTAACTCATAACATGCATCAGGCCGCACGTGTATCCGGTCGAACCGTGTTTTTCTTAAATGGTGTAATTGTAGAGGCGGCGGACACAGAGGTGCTTTTCTCGAACCCTAAAGATTCCCGCACTGAAGATTATATTTCCGGACGTTTCGGCTGA
- a CDS encoding lytic transglycosylase domain-containing protein, translated as MKWLRKKRVLLLLFIGFTAILFLSTNWMSWFYPIHYKDEIRKHSVTYDIDPFLVASIIRVETNFKTGRESRKGAIGLMQLMPDTAKWALEKAKLPDVSMEELKHEPSANIELGTWYLSTLSRQFEGKPTAVIAAYNAGPGKVQKWLDEGIWDGTDATIKDIPFGETRHYVQRVNYYYDQYTDIYNEF; from the coding sequence ATGAAATGGTTACGTAAAAAAAGAGTCCTTCTTCTGTTATTCATTGGTTTTACTGCGATATTGTTTCTGAGTACGAACTGGATGTCCTGGTTTTATCCGATCCATTATAAAGATGAGATCCGTAAGCACAGCGTTACGTACGATATTGACCCATTTCTAGTGGCTTCGATTATCCGAGTGGAAACGAACTTCAAAACTGGACGAGAATCCAGAAAAGGTGCTATAGGTTTAATGCAGCTTATGCCGGATACCGCCAAATGGGCCCTTGAAAAGGCCAAGCTTCCTGATGTTTCTATGGAGGAGCTAAAGCATGAACCATCAGCAAATATTGAATTAGGTACCTGGTATCTTTCAACATTATCCCGTCAATTCGAAGGTAAACCTACAGCGGTTATCGCTGCATATAATGCTGGACCGGGTAAAGTTCAAAAATGGCTGGATGAGGGGATCTGGGATGGAACGGATGCTACGATTAAGGATATTCCGTTTGGTGAAACCCGCCATTATGTACAGCGCGTCAACTATTACTATGATCAGTACACGGATATTTACAACGAATTCTAA
- the phoU gene encoding phosphate signaling complex protein PhoU gives MIRRKEFDKDLEELRSLLQQMGEHVKDALEGAINALQNLDTTLAQEVVEADLQLNAMEDKIMEIGSRLIITQQPVAKDLRRIIVAFKISSDLERMGDLAIDVAKATMRLQGQQLIKPLVDIPRMAEIVTIMIDEAIQSYLDENTDLAYKMAQDDDQVDQLYGAMINELYSYMVTKPETVSQAMLLTLVGRYIERIGDHATNIGESVVYLVTGSRPDLNE, from the coding sequence ATGATTCGCAGAAAAGAATTTGATAAAGACTTGGAAGAGCTGCGCAGTCTGCTGCAGCAGATGGGTGAGCATGTTAAGGATGCTCTTGAAGGTGCAATTAATGCATTACAAAATCTAGATACAACGCTCGCACAGGAAGTCGTTGAAGCGGATTTACAGCTGAATGCCATGGAAGATAAAATCATGGAAATTGGCTCACGCTTAATTATTACGCAGCAGCCCGTAGCTAAAGATTTGCGCCGCATTATCGTTGCCTTCAAAATATCAAGCGATTTGGAACGCATGGGGGATCTGGCGATTGATGTAGCTAAGGCGACCATGCGTCTTCAAGGCCAACAGCTGATTAAGCCCCTTGTAGACATTCCTCGTATGGCTGAAATCGTGACAATTATGATCGATGAGGCGATCCAGTCTTACCTGGATGAGAACACTGATCTGGCTTATAAAATGGCACAGGATGATGATCAGGTCGATCAATTGTATGGTGCGATGATCAATGAGTTGTATTCTTATATGGTAACAAAGCCGGAGACAGTATCCCAAGCTATGTTATTGACACTGGTAGGCCGATATATCGAACGGATTGGCGATCACGCTACTAACATTGGTGAAAGCGTAGTTTACCTGGTTACCGGTAGTCGTCCAGATTTGAATGAATAG
- a CDS encoding alpha/beta-type small acid-soluble spore protein codes for MSQNNSSNNLVAPNSRGALEQLKYEVAQELGITLSPDGYQGNKTSYENGSIGGYITKRLVTLAEQQLAGQYK; via the coding sequence ATGAGCCAAAACAACAGCTCCAATAACCTTGTAGCTCCAAATTCCCGTGGTGCTTTGGAACAACTTAAATATGAAGTTGCCCAAGAACTCGGAATCACGCTTTCCCCAGATGGTTACCAAGGCAATAAAACTTCTTATGAAAATGGTTCGATCGGTGGTTACATCACTAAACGTCTTGTAACCCTGGCAGAACAACAATTGGCAGGTCAATACAAATAA
- a CDS encoding response regulator transcription factor, with product MAQRLLVIEDEPTLARLLSYNLTQEGYEVTVEDHGTAGYDRATREPFDLIVLDLMLPGMNGIDILDKLRGQGIRTPIIVLTAKNAEEDVVRGLKSGADDYITKPFGVSELLARVSAVLRRISGLAEEAPTETPISASTIILGQLEIYPERYEVSLGGHSINLRPKEFEVLLYLARKPGVVLTRDDLMNAVWGFDYIGGQRTVDVHVSSLRKKLELDPESVHIDSIRGVGYKLVVNKKRAPVI from the coding sequence ATGGCTCAACGATTGCTTGTCATTGAAGACGAACCGACACTGGCCCGGCTGCTGTCCTATAACTTAACGCAGGAAGGTTACGAGGTAACAGTAGAGGATCATGGTACGGCAGGATATGATCGTGCGACGAGGGAACCTTTTGACTTGATCGTATTAGATCTGATGTTGCCAGGTATGAATGGCATTGACATCCTTGATAAATTGCGTGGACAAGGTATCCGTACACCTATTATTGTGTTGACCGCCAAAAATGCGGAAGAAGATGTTGTTAGAGGTCTGAAATCAGGTGCTGATGATTATATAACCAAACCATTCGGCGTCTCTGAACTGCTCGCTAGAGTAAGTGCTGTACTTCGGAGGATTTCTGGACTTGCTGAGGAAGCACCGACAGAAACACCTATCTCTGCTTCTACCATTATTTTAGGTCAATTAGAGATTTACCCTGAGAGATATGAAGTCTCCCTCGGTGGTCATAGTATTAACTTACGGCCTAAAGAGTTCGAAGTGCTATTATATTTGGCTCGTAAGCCAGGGGTTGTGTTGACGAGAGATGATCTCATGAATGCTGTATGGGGCTTTGATTATATTGGTGGGCAGCGTACGGTGGACGTGCATGTAAGTTCACTTCGTAAAAAGCTTGAGCTGGATCCAGAATCCGTTCATATCGATTCGATTCGAGGCGTAGGCTATAAATTAGTGGTTAATAAAAAAAGAGCTCCGGTCATTTAG
- the coaE gene encoding dephospho-CoA kinase (Dephospho-CoA kinase (CoaE) performs the final step in coenzyme A biosynthesis.), whose translation MIIGLTGGIASGKSTVSALLVSKGARLVDADVIAREVMLPGHEVLAAAVKQFGSEILSSDGTLNRGKLGDIVFQNPAALQALNNLTHPAIRREIKERMNSMEEEDPKKLTIVDIPLLFESGLENMFHEILVVYVPREVQIARLMERNGLSIEQAEARLNAQMDIEAKRNKADYIIDNSGELAHTEQQVAVLWDRLGLS comes from the coding sequence ATGATTATTGGCTTAACCGGAGGCATTGCATCCGGAAAAAGCACGGTGTCCGCACTGCTTGTGAGCAAGGGAGCGAGGCTGGTTGACGCGGATGTGATCGCCAGAGAAGTTATGCTCCCCGGTCATGAGGTGCTGGCTGCGGCTGTGAAACAATTCGGAAGCGAGATCCTCTCTTCGGATGGCACACTGAATAGGGGCAAGCTGGGGGACATTGTATTTCAAAACCCGGCGGCCCTGCAAGCCCTGAACAATCTGACGCATCCCGCAATCCGGCGGGAGATTAAAGAACGTATGAACAGCATGGAGGAAGAAGATCCAAAGAAGTTAACAATTGTGGATATCCCTCTTCTTTTCGAATCAGGACTCGAGAACATGTTCCATGAAATACTGGTGGTTTACGTGCCTCGTGAAGTGCAAATCGCTCGATTAATGGAACGTAACGGACTTTCTATAGAACAAGCAGAAGCACGCTTAAATGCACAGATGGATATTGAAGCGAAGCGTAACAAAGCGGACTATATCATTGACAACAGTGGCGAACTTGCGCACACTGAGCAACAGGTTGCTGTTCTTTGGGACAGGCTGGGCTTATCATGA
- a CDS encoding MntP/YtaF family protein, which translates to MLSPFFSLILLAFALSLDGFGVGITYGLRKMKIPLLSILIISLCSGVVICVSMQVGVLLAKVVSPHAASEVGAVILVLMGCWSLVQMLMQKEKEQTGERKVGSEENVLSTEARAEVAVDTEDVVEQVTMAPEQAKSAVFSLELRRLGIVVQILRTPSSADMDDSGSISSMEAMLLGIALSLDAFGAGLGAALLGFDPIWTSLTIALFSGTFLLLGMKTGLRFAGNYWMKHAAALPALLLITMGILKLL; encoded by the coding sequence GTGCTCAGCCCATTTTTTTCACTAATATTACTAGCTTTTGCTTTGAGTTTGGATGGTTTTGGCGTTGGTATTACATATGGACTGCGTAAAATGAAAATACCATTGCTCTCCATTCTGATTATCTCGCTTTGTTCGGGGGTAGTTATCTGTGTATCTATGCAAGTGGGTGTTCTGCTTGCCAAGGTAGTGTCTCCACATGCAGCTTCTGAGGTTGGCGCTGTTATACTCGTGCTAATGGGGTGCTGGTCGCTCGTCCAGATGTTAATGCAGAAAGAGAAGGAACAGACAGGTGAGCGTAAAGTAGGTAGTGAAGAAAATGTGCTATCCACAGAAGCTCGGGCAGAGGTAGCTGTTGATACTGAAGATGTTGTAGAACAGGTTACCATGGCTCCTGAGCAGGCAAAGTCGGCTGTCTTTTCCCTTGAGTTACGACGATTGGGGATTGTTGTACAGATCTTACGTACTCCGTCTTCTGCAGATATGGATGATTCCGGGAGTATTTCTTCGATGGAGGCTATGCTGCTCGGGATTGCCCTCTCTCTAGATGCTTTTGGAGCTGGACTTGGCGCAGCATTGCTGGGGTTCGATCCGATATGGACATCACTTACAATTGCTCTGTTTAGTGGTACATTTCTATTGCTGGGCATGAAGACTGGATTAAGATTCGCCGGGAACTACTGGATGAAGCATGCTGCTGCACTACCCGCGTTATTATTAATTACAATGGGAATACTGAAGCTATTATGA
- the nrdR gene encoding transcriptional regulator NrdR, producing the protein MKCPYCDHTNTKVLDSRPANENKSIRRRRECERCSKRFTTFEMIEETPLIVIKKDGSREEFSRDKILRGLIRACEKRPVSVERLEKIVSEVEKSLRGIAVAEVESQQIGELVMEQLYPVDEVAYVRFASVYRQFKDINMFMKELKGLLSKSTGDLDRL; encoded by the coding sequence ATGAAATGCCCTTACTGCGATCACACAAATACTAAAGTGCTCGACTCGCGACCAGCGAATGAGAATAAGTCCATCCGCCGCAGGCGTGAATGTGAGCGTTGCAGCAAACGGTTTACAACCTTTGAAATGATCGAGGAAACACCGTTAATCGTGATCAAAAAAGACGGCAGCCGCGAGGAGTTCAGCCGTGATAAAATACTGCGTGGTCTTATCCGTGCTTGCGAGAAACGCCCCGTCTCTGTAGAACGTCTAGAGAAGATCGTCTCTGAGGTAGAGAAATCCCTACGCGGTATCGCCGTAGCTGAGGTGGAGAGCCAACAGATCGGTGAATTGGTTATGGAGCAGCTCTATCCAGTAGATGAAGTCGCCTATGTTCGCTTTGCATCCGTATACCGCCAGTTCAAGGATATTAACATGTTTATGAAGGAACTGAAGGGTCTGTTATCTAAGAGCACCGGAGATCTGGACAGATTGTAG